A part of Maridesulfovibrio hydrothermalis AM13 = DSM 14728 genomic DNA contains:
- a CDS encoding Rha family transcriptional regulator: MNKKASKNKVVKDVVEVIMENNQPVVSSLVVAELFKKRHDNVLQSINELEIPDDYRVLNFQATFRDVPGPNGAIRKEPAFNMTRDGFSLLAMGFTGKKAMEWKIKFLEAFNAMEAKLKIVPPQVEANIRFKKAKPEAVKSFEGAARYWCYLENISWEQGKRQIEGEIRVSDIYEMDKLALDSAWTYLNMCLYAVPPKMRGVNACSAKDLETVHGLLDYWAYCGNTPRKKLLASICKVMGLKSLKELPKSHVPHAISLIWEGINKHSGKVDALKEASH; the protein is encoded by the coding sequence ATGAATAAAAAAGCTAGTAAAAACAAGGTAGTAAAAGACGTAGTTGAAGTGATTATGGAAAACAATCAACCAGTGGTTTCCTCTTTAGTCGTGGCTGAACTTTTTAAAAAACGTCATGATAATGTCCTGCAATCCATAAATGAGCTGGAGATTCCAGATGACTATCGTGTCCTCAATTTTCAGGCCACGTTCCGTGATGTTCCTGGACCTAATGGAGCTATCCGAAAAGAGCCTGCTTTTAACATGACTCGTGACGGTTTTTCCCTGCTTGCAATGGGGTTTACCGGCAAGAAGGCTATGGAGTGGAAAATTAAATTTCTTGAGGCCTTCAATGCCATGGAGGCCAAGTTGAAAATAGTACCACCGCAGGTCGAGGCAAATATCAGATTTAAGAAAGCAAAGCCGGAAGCCGTGAAATCATTCGAAGGTGCTGCACGCTATTGGTGCTACCTTGAAAATATCAGCTGGGAACAGGGCAAAAGGCAGATTGAAGGGGAAATCAGAGTTTCCGATATTTATGAAATGGATAAACTGGCTTTGGATAGTGCATGGACTTATCTCAATATGTGCCTCTATGCAGTTCCTCCTAAAATGCGTGGTGTGAACGCCTGCTCGGCGAAAGATCTGGAAACGGTTCATGGACTGCTTGATTACTGGGCTTATTGCGGAAACACACCACGTAAAAAGTTGCTTGCCTCCATATGCAAGGTCATGGGCCTTAAATCGCTGAAGGAGTTACCAAAGTCTCATGTCCCCCATGCAATAAGTCTTATCTGGGAAGGCATCAATAAGCACTCGGGAAAAGTAGATGCCCTCAAAGAAGCAAGTCATTAA